Part of the Streptomyces sp. NBC_00457 genome, TCGACGTGCGCCACGAGATGAACGCCGGCCACGCGGCCGAGGGCTATGCACGGGTCACCGGGGACCTGGGCGTCGCCGTCGTCACGGCCGGTGGCGGCTTCACCAACGTCCTGACCTCCATCACCAATGCCTATCTGGACCGCACCCCCGTGCTCTACATCGCAGGCTCCGGTCCTCTCGAGAGGGACGAGACCAACGACCAGCAGGCCGGATTCGACCAGGTCGCCATGGCAGCCCCGGTGACCAAGTTCGCGCACCGCGTCACCCGTGCCGACCTGATCCCTCGCCTGGTCGCCCAGGCGATCCGCACCGCGCAGTCGGAGCCCAAGGGCCCGGTGCTCCTCGACATTCCCTGGGACGTCCTGCGCCAGACGGTCGACGTCGATGAGGTCGAGGACTACCGCGTCGAGATCGACGGCACCGGCATCGCCTCCGCCGCCGCGGTCGACCAGATCCTCGGGGCGCTCAGCACCGCCCGGCGGCCGATCGCGCTGGTCGGCAAGTCCTTCGTCACCGCCGAGGCACGGGCCCGGTTGCACGATTTCGCCGCCCGTACCGGAGTGCCCCTCCTCTCCGACTGGGAGGGCCTCGGGGCGATCGTCGGGTCCGAGCGGCAGGTCGGTCTCGTCCAGACCCTGGCCACCGTCCCCGAGGACGAGCGGCCCGACCTGGTCCTGCTGCTCGGGCTGCGCTTCGGAATGACGACCGGGTTCGGCACGGGTCAACTGCTCCCGAAGAGCGCGCGGATCTTTCAGATCGACCCCGACGGCCGTGAGCTCGGTCGGCTGCAGGATGTCGAACTCGGCATCCAGGCCGACCCGATCGGCACGATCGGCCTGCTGAACGAGCGCCTGGGCGACAGCCCCGTGCCCTCGGGGCGGGGCGAATGGCTGGGGACCCTGCGGGACGTCTCGGCCGTCCGGAGGTCCGCGCTCGCCGCCGAGACCGAGAAGCACGAGGACGACGCGATCCACCCGTACCTCGCGGTCCGCACGATCGCCGAGAGTGTTCCCGACGGGGCCACCGTGCTCGTCGACGGCGCACTGACCGAACTGTGGCTCTCCGAGACGATCGCGCTCGCTCCACTGGCCCACTACCTCGGGCACGGCTACCTCAGTTCGATGGGGTGCAACTTCGGCGTGGCTCTGGGAGCGCAGTACGCGACCCCCGACAAGGCGACGATCCTCGTCACCGGCGACGGCGCGGTCGGCTACAGCCTCGCCGAGTTCGACAGCCTGGTCCGGGCGGGACTGCCGGTCGTGGTGATCGTCCTCAACAACCAGGCATGGGGCGCCACCCTGCACACCCAGCAGTTCTTCTACGGACAGGACCGCGTCACCAACAACCGCCTGGAGAACGGCTCCTACAGCGGCGTGGCGCGAGCTCTCGGTGCGGACGGCGTCGACGTCACAGAGCTGGACCAGCTTCGCCCGGCGATCGAGACCGCCCTCGCGGCCCGCCGGCCGACGTGCATCGACGTGCGCGTGAGCCTCGCACCCATTCCTCCGGAGGAGCGCGTCATGAATGGTGAAGCTCCGTTCGGTGGCGACGAGAGCGAGGCATGAGCGACCGCTCCGAACCGCCCACGAAGTCGAGGAGCGCTGCGAGGGAACCGAGGTTCCCTCGCAGCGCTCCTCGACGCTGCGCGCCGCCTCCGCGGCAAGAACTGCCTCCTCAAGTCGGACTGAAGTCGGACTCAAGCCGGAGCGGCAGGCACGGTCATACGCCCGCGGGGGCGAGCACGATGTCGAAGCGCACCCGGCTCCACGTGCCGTCGATGACGCGGCCGTCGGGCGTGGGCGTACCGGCGGGCTGCCGCTCGAACCGCTTGATCAGTGAGTCCTTCACGCCGAAGACGGTGTCCTTGCGGCCGATCGGGTCGCCCTCGGGGAAGATGTGGGTCACCAGCGTGCGCGCACCCTCGTGGGACACCATGAAGTGCAGGTGACTGGCGCGCAGCGGTGAGCGGCCGACCGCGTCGAGCATCTTGCCGACGGGCCCGTCGTCGGGGATGGGGTACGGCGTCGGGGTGAGGCCCCAGAAGCGGTAACTTCCGTCGGCCGCGGAGAAGAGGTGCGCCCGGCCTGCGCGCTTGCCGGCGTCGTACTGCACGTCGTAGAGCCCGTCCTCGTCGGCCTCCCACACCTCCATCCGCGCGCCGGCGAGCGGGGTGCCGTCGGTGTCGGTGACGGTGCCCTCGACCCAGCAGGGCTCGCCGGGGGCACCGAAGGCCAGGTCACCGCCGAGTTCGATCGCGGGGGAGTCCTCGACGAAGAACGGCCCGAAGACGGTCGCCTCGGTGGCGCCCTTGTATGCCTGGTTGTTGACGTTGATCGTCTGCATGCTCGCGCCGAGGGTGTCGGACAGCAGGATGAACTCCTGCCGGACCTCGTCGGTGATGTGGCCGGCCTGGGTGAGGAAGTCGATCGCCGTCCCCCACTCCTCTTCGGTCAGCCGGACCTCGCGAATGAAGGAGTGCAGGTGCTTGACCAGGGAGGTCATGAGCTCCTGCAGCCGCGGGTCCTGACAGGCGTCGAAGGAGGCCACGACGTTGTCGACGAGCTGCTGTTCGACCGCCTGCTGCTTGGGCGACACCTCGCGGTAGATCGTGCCGCGGGCACCGGCCTGGGCCGAGGCGGGATTGACGTAGGTAGCCATGACGGCCTCCTTCAGTTGATCGGGTCGCCGGCCCACGCCGCCCTCAGCAGCGCGGTCAGGTTCTCGTCGGTGACGGTGGTCGGGTTGTCGGCCGGGATCGCCTTCGTGATCGGAACCAGCGCCTTGGCGATGCCGTCCTCGGGCATGCCGTAGTCGCGCAACGCCCTCGGCGCGTCCAGCACCTGGCGCAGGGCGGCCAGGCCTGCGCTCGCCGCCTCGGTGCGGAAGACCGTGCCGAAGGCCTGGGCGATACGCGCCTCCGCCTCGGGGGCGTGCGGGGCGTTGAAGGCCAGTACGTAGGGCAGCACGACCGCGTGGGTCTGTGCGTGCGGGAGGTTGAACATGCCGCCGAGGACGTGGCAGATCTTGTGATGCATCCCGGAGCCGGCCGAGGCGAACGCGACAGCAGCGAGGTAGGCGCCGTACAGCGTCTGCTCGATGCCCTCGACGCCGGCCGAGTCGTCGGCCACCGCCGGCAGGCCGGTCGCCAGTGCGCGGATGCCCTCCTGGGCCAGCGCCCGGTCGATCGGATCGGCACGCGGCCCCCACATCGAGTCCACGCAGTGCGCCATCGCGTTCAGGCCGCTGGCCACGGTCATCTCGCCGGGCAGCGTGGTCAGCAGACCGGCGTCGTACACGACAGACGCGGGCAGCACCTTGTTGTCCACACCGGTGGTCTTGGTCTCGCCTTCGGTCAGGCCCCATACGCTGGTCGCCTCGGAGCCGGCGTACGTGGTGGGGACCGCGACGATCGGCAGCCCGGTGCTCATCGCAACGGCCTTGGCCAGACCCGTGGTCGAGCCGCCGCCGACGCTGACCAGGATGTCCGCGCCCGCGTCGACGGCCGCCCGGAGGGCTCGCCCTGCGACCTCGACCGGTACGTGCATCACGACCTCTTCGTGACGCAGTACGACCGGGATCTCCTGGGCGATCGGGTCGGCCAGCTCCTTCTCGCGGTCCGACGCGATCAACATGACCTTGGAACCGCCGAGCGCCTCGACCTCCGCCGCCACGGCGACGGGCGACTCCCCGGCCGCGAACACCACCCGCTGGGGAAGGGTCTCGTGGGTAAACCTCATCAGACCTCCGCCAGCCATTGCTTGCCTTCGCCGTAGAGCTGCTCGACTGCTGTGCCGGTGAGGCCGGGAAGCCCGTCCTTCACCGTGAAACCCGCCTTGCTCTGCAGGTAGCCCAAGTGCCGGTAGCCGGTCGGAAACCGATCCAGGAGCTCGGGATCCAACGCCAGTGAGGCAGCGGGGTCTACGACGTCGAGCCGGTCCTTCTCGTAGATCGGCTGCCGACGGACGAGGGTCCAACGCCCCTCGTGGCGGGAGAGGAAGTCATAGAAGCGGCCGGTGCAGACGACATCGACCTCGACTCCGTCGATGCTCGCGCGCTGGTTGATGGTCATCTTCGTCTGGGCGATGGCCCGGTCGCCGACGATGTCCGCGGTGTGGCCACCCAGGAAGTGGAGGATGCAGACTCCGTTCTCGAAGCCTTCACGACTGGCCTTGATGAAGTCGGTGGCGCTTCCCTGGAACCAGGTGGCGCTCATCCAGCCGTCGCGCGGATGCCAGACCGTGGCGAAGCGGCCCCAGTCCCCGGCATCGCGCCACAGCGCCCAGTTCTCGACGAGCCGACGGATCTCGTGGTGGTCGTCGTGAGTCATCAGATCGGGTAGTGCCGGGACCCGGACTGGATGGTGATCCAGCGCAACTCCGTGAACTCCTCCAGCGCGGCACGGGACCCGAACCGCCCCCAGCCGCTGGCACCGACACCACCGAAGGGCATCTGAGGCTCGTCGTGCACGGTGGCGCCGTTGATGTGGCAGATGCCCGACTTGATCCGGCGAGCCACGTCGAGCGCCGCGGCCGCGTCCTTGCCGAA contains:
- a CDS encoding thiamine pyrophosphate-binding protein, with product MAPATGSGLVVRTLQRAGVNVAFGLPGAHIDPILQEALDAKLRVVDVRHEMNAGHAAEGYARVTGDLGVAVVTAGGGFTNVLTSITNAYLDRTPVLYIAGSGPLERDETNDQQAGFDQVAMAAPVTKFAHRVTRADLIPRLVAQAIRTAQSEPKGPVLLDIPWDVLRQTVDVDEVEDYRVEIDGTGIASAAAVDQILGALSTARRPIALVGKSFVTAEARARLHDFAARTGVPLLSDWEGLGAIVGSERQVGLVQTLATVPEDERPDLVLLLGLRFGMTTGFGTGQLLPKSARIFQIDPDGRELGRLQDVELGIQADPIGTIGLLNERLGDSPVPSGRGEWLGTLRDVSAVRRSALAAETEKHEDDAIHPYLAVRTIAESVPDGATVLVDGALTELWLSETIALAPLAHYLGHGYLSSMGCNFGVALGAQYATPDKATILVTGDGAVGYSLAEFDSLVRAGLPVVVIVLNNQAWGATLHTQQFFYGQDRVTNNRLENGSYSGVARALGADGVDVTELDQLRPAIETALAARRPTCIDVRVSLAPIPPEERVMNGEAPFGGDESEA
- a CDS encoding dioxygenase family protein; translated protein: MATYVNPASAQAGARGTIYREVSPKQQAVEQQLVDNVVASFDACQDPRLQELMTSLVKHLHSFIREVRLTEEEWGTAIDFLTQAGHITDEVRQEFILLSDTLGASMQTINVNNQAYKGATEATVFGPFFVEDSPAIELGGDLAFGAPGEPCWVEGTVTDTDGTPLAGARMEVWEADEDGLYDVQYDAGKRAGRAHLFSAADGSYRFWGLTPTPYPIPDDGPVGKMLDAVGRSPLRASHLHFMVSHEGARTLVTHIFPEGDPIGRKDTVFGVKDSLIKRFERQPAGTPTPDGRVIDGTWSRVRFDIVLAPAGV
- a CDS encoding maleylacetate reductase translates to MRFTHETLPQRVVFAAGESPVAVAAEVEALGGSKVMLIASDREKELADPIAQEIPVVLRHEEVVMHVPVEVAGRALRAAVDAGADILVSVGGGSTTGLAKAVAMSTGLPIVAVPTTYAGSEATSVWGLTEGETKTTGVDNKVLPASVVYDAGLLTTLPGEMTVASGLNAMAHCVDSMWGPRADPIDRALAQEGIRALATGLPAVADDSAGVEGIEQTLYGAYLAAVAFASAGSGMHHKICHVLGGMFNLPHAQTHAVVLPYVLAFNAPHAPEAEARIAQAFGTVFRTEAASAGLAALRQVLDAPRALRDYGMPEDGIAKALVPITKAIPADNPTTVTDENLTALLRAAWAGDPIN
- a CDS encoding nuclear transport factor 2 family protein; its protein translation is MTHDDHHEIRRLVENWALWRDAGDWGRFATVWHPRDGWMSATWFQGSATDFIKASREGFENGVCILHFLGGHTADIVGDRAIAQTKMTINQRASIDGVEVDVVCTGRFYDFLSRHEGRWTLVRRQPIYEKDRLDVVDPAASLALDPELLDRFPTGYRHLGYLQSKAGFTVKDGLPGLTGTAVEQLYGEGKQWLAEV